The Candidatus Limnocylindrales bacterium genome has a segment encoding these proteins:
- a CDS encoding pectin acetylesterase-family hydrolase, translating to MLIGCLAMASAAQAGGFAGDACVAKKQAAAGKYAASVVKAWVGEPDDAAARNEKITKAVEKLDKAWTKEETKAAGKGSACNESTATSLQVETLIDGVITPIGADSTLSQLGDYAKDATKAQSKYFKDKTKDPGKVTLTAAMADASTENLAGASANVIAGATAVVDGIVEQTTTAPNYPTTFQTIQPNICAGGVCGGTDSACTTNAQCGTIVYQKKELQPICIDGDPYMYFARKGTTNNVLMYYQGGGACWSDTSCNHIPPNGAPTNSICSRTADANDNPALSTTGFANYNNPDNPFKDWNVVFITYCTCDVHWGENSASYGSQHYGRSNAAVVEKFAREHFVNPDRVFVTGSSAGSYGAIMNSYFLMRDVWPNSDFAVLGDAGVGVITKQWLDSYIDNWGVANNFPADLGLASDDPKDLSLVDLIDGLADHFTNARFANYDSSYDGGSGSQSNFFQVMRYPTPPDINIISNWGNYQESTCDWNACMRQFKGENASRATNYRYFTGAGSRHTIFGSDKVYTELKSTDALGNSQTFAEWVQAMIDDSPAWVNMDCANPDGAEGSDCNLSNTCQGGQNAGLTCTSSAECAPKTCVRGTNDGTVCVDDTACTGGGVCRGSCEFDPDSGTAPYANNDTVTCAPTTCPCGTANARCYGGVHAGASCDPSKPLGGKEDCKNVPGDVNEVGSCSYVNCAAP from the coding sequence ATGCTCATTGGCTGTCTCGCCATGGCATCGGCCGCGCAGGCTGGCGGTTTCGCCGGCGACGCCTGCGTCGCGAAAAAACAGGCCGCTGCCGGCAAGTACGCAGCATCGGTCGTCAAGGCGTGGGTCGGCGAGCCCGACGACGCCGCCGCTCGTAACGAGAAGATCACAAAGGCCGTCGAGAAGCTCGACAAGGCCTGGACGAAGGAAGAGACGAAAGCGGCCGGCAAAGGATCGGCGTGCAACGAGTCGACCGCGACCTCGCTGCAGGTCGAGACGCTCATCGACGGCGTGATCACACCGATCGGAGCCGATTCCACGCTGTCGCAGCTCGGCGACTACGCAAAGGACGCGACCAAAGCCCAATCGAAATATTTCAAGGACAAGACCAAGGATCCGGGCAAGGTCACGCTCACGGCCGCGATGGCCGACGCCAGCACCGAGAACCTTGCCGGCGCGTCCGCCAACGTGATTGCCGGCGCGACGGCTGTCGTTGACGGCATCGTCGAGCAGACCACCACCGCGCCGAACTACCCGACGACGTTCCAGACCATCCAGCCGAACATTTGCGCCGGCGGCGTCTGCGGCGGCACGGACAGCGCGTGCACGACCAACGCCCAGTGCGGAACGATCGTCTACCAGAAGAAAGAGCTGCAGCCGATCTGCATCGACGGCGACCCGTACATGTACTTCGCCCGCAAAGGCACGACCAACAACGTGCTGATGTACTACCAGGGCGGCGGAGCATGCTGGAGCGACACTTCGTGCAACCACATTCCGCCCAACGGCGCGCCGACCAACAGCATCTGCTCGCGCACGGCCGACGCGAACGACAATCCCGCATTGTCGACGACCGGTTTTGCGAACTACAACAATCCCGACAACCCGTTCAAGGACTGGAACGTCGTCTTCATTACCTACTGCACGTGCGACGTGCACTGGGGTGAGAACAGCGCCAGCTACGGCTCACAGCATTACGGGCGCTCCAATGCGGCCGTGGTCGAGAAGTTCGCACGAGAGCACTTCGTCAATCCCGACCGCGTGTTCGTGACGGGATCGAGCGCCGGCTCCTACGGCGCGATCATGAACTCGTACTTCCTGATGCGCGACGTGTGGCCGAACTCCGACTTCGCCGTCCTCGGCGACGCGGGCGTCGGCGTCATCACCAAGCAGTGGCTCGACAGCTACATCGACAACTGGGGTGTCGCGAACAACTTCCCCGCGGATCTGGGGCTTGCTTCGGATGACCCGAAGGACCTGTCGCTGGTCGACCTGATCGACGGCCTTGCCGACCACTTCACGAACGCACGTTTTGCGAACTACGACAGCTCGTACGACGGCGGAAGCGGCAGCCAGTCGAACTTCTTCCAGGTGATGCGTTATCCGACACCGCCGGACATCAACATCATCAGCAACTGGGGCAACTACCAGGAGTCGACCTGCGACTGGAACGCCTGCATGCGCCAGTTCAAGGGTGAGAACGCGTCGCGTGCGACCAACTACCGCTACTTCACCGGCGCCGGCTCGCGTCACACGATCTTCGGTTCCGACAAGGTCTACACGGAGCTCAAGAGCACGGACGCGCTCGGCAACAGCCAGACGTTCGCCGAGTGGGTGCAGGCGATGATCGACGATTCGCCGGCGTGGGTGAACATGGACTGCGCCAATCCGGACGGCGCCGAGGGCAGCGACTGCAACCTGTCGAACACCTGCCAGGGCGGCCAGAACGCCGGCCTGACGTGCACGAGCAGTGCGGAGTGCGCTCCGAAGACGTGCGTGCGCGGGACCAACGACGGAACCGTCTGCGTCGACGACACGGCATGCACCGGCGGCGGCGTCTGCCGCGGCAGCTGCGAGTTCGATCCGGATTCGGGCACCGCACCGTACGCCAACAACGATACGGTCACGTGCGCGCCGACGACGTGTCCGTGCGGCACCGCGAATGCGCGGTGCTACGGCGGAGTCCACGCGGGCGCTTCGTGCGATCCGTCGAAGCCGCTTGGCGGGAAGGAAGACTGCAAGAACGTTCCGGGCGACGTCAACGAGGTTGGATCGTGTTCGTACGTGAACTGCGCAGCCCCGTGA
- a CDS encoding sulfatase: protein MRVVYRPGSARIALFPVAAVLLAATACPARGDLDDAALIQAAASEAASQSRLLAEKAGPGYQAQALEKIRRSCASRGVVRLDEIEPASVKSEAAAAGSHALYEIDFRAHPATAGAATARIAGAGKQKQDEYTLDERGLELRGGIRTEDAFAIARDSIGTIEIEIETSARSYVLVGWSRKADTPRIKRNSARIELVGDGRVHTYSIDAASSLARGLANGESVRRWFLTAHADKPIIVRSFRVLARSARFESRPWGTAHEQLGEELRSVLYMRATTTLEFDVAVPSDSPVFETGLAQTGAQDQVRVEVAVTDGRARTAVLERPAGSAAWADVSIDMSRWAGRRVRLSLTVHARGDAVVLWSSPVVRPRSNDDRTEAFFLILEDALRADRLSVYGGPVASPAHERVAAGGAVFERAFSQATQTRASVSSLMTSLLPSATGVWDFSDSLSESYVTLAEALRACGFATASFLQNGNAGVYAGLAQGFDVVFDERSSGSRAADLVRSGGPLDRWVSRQRGRPYFAYVHILDPHGPYDPEPRPPLNLSLEAGLPAASGATLRRDPSLDAAWLEHPTASARRALYDAEVASNDRALGTLLDHLDARGDLARATIAVIADHGEYLGEHGGMWRHHPPAHVEIARVPFLLRAPAAKLHPAARPALLHAPAAPSRRIREPVALLDVAPTLLELAHVDVSTLVVHGTSLLPVLAGNDAAVRAIVADEMSFEDGERRARGCGSFATPNALWLLSCTRDEDFSPDRLLPARAGKATALRRIDLVPPSFGVEAAAAPDLLKTVDETARRGLEEIQTEGLRAWRQMMGGQAQRIPNEPAVNERLRALGYAE from the coding sequence GTGCGCGTCGTTTACAGGCCAGGATCGGCGCGGATTGCACTTTTTCCGGTCGCTGCGGTTCTGCTCGCCGCGACGGCGTGTCCCGCGCGCGGCGATCTCGACGACGCGGCACTGATCCAGGCGGCAGCAAGCGAGGCCGCGTCGCAAAGCCGCCTGCTCGCCGAAAAGGCAGGCCCCGGCTACCAGGCTCAGGCTCTCGAGAAGATCCGCCGCTCGTGCGCGTCGCGCGGCGTCGTGCGGCTCGACGAGATCGAGCCGGCGAGCGTGAAGTCCGAGGCGGCCGCCGCCGGCAGCCATGCACTTTACGAAATCGATTTTCGCGCGCACCCAGCGACGGCCGGCGCTGCGACGGCGCGCATTGCCGGCGCAGGCAAACAGAAACAGGACGAGTACACGCTCGACGAACGCGGGCTCGAGCTTCGCGGCGGGATTCGGACGGAGGACGCATTCGCGATTGCCCGCGACTCGATCGGCACGATCGAGATCGAGATCGAGACTTCGGCGCGCAGCTACGTGCTGGTCGGCTGGAGCAGGAAGGCGGACACTCCCCGCATCAAGCGCAACAGCGCACGCATCGAGCTCGTCGGCGACGGCCGCGTGCATACATACTCGATCGACGCCGCGAGCAGCCTCGCCCGCGGCCTTGCCAACGGCGAATCGGTGCGCCGCTGGTTTCTCACTGCGCATGCGGACAAGCCTATCATCGTGCGCAGCTTCCGGGTGCTGGCGCGCTCGGCGCGTTTTGAATCGAGACCGTGGGGAACGGCCCATGAACAGCTCGGCGAGGAGCTGCGAAGCGTCCTTTACATGCGCGCGACGACGACGCTCGAGTTCGATGTCGCGGTACCGTCGGACAGCCCCGTCTTCGAAACCGGCCTCGCGCAGACCGGGGCCCAGGATCAGGTGCGGGTCGAGGTCGCCGTAACCGACGGCCGAGCGCGCACGGCCGTCCTCGAACGTCCGGCCGGCAGCGCAGCGTGGGCCGACGTCTCGATCGACATGAGTCGCTGGGCCGGCCGGCGCGTGCGCTTGTCACTCACCGTGCACGCACGAGGCGACGCAGTCGTGCTGTGGAGCTCACCGGTCGTGCGGCCCCGGTCGAACGACGATCGCACCGAAGCGTTCTTCCTGATTCTCGAGGATGCGCTGCGCGCCGATCGCCTGTCCGTCTACGGCGGGCCGGTCGCGTCGCCGGCGCACGAACGCGTCGCCGCCGGCGGTGCCGTCTTCGAACGGGCTTTCTCGCAGGCCACGCAGACGCGCGCATCGGTGTCTTCGCTGATGACGTCGCTGCTGCCGAGCGCGACCGGCGTGTGGGATTTTTCCGATTCGCTGTCGGAGAGCTACGTGACGCTCGCCGAGGCGCTGCGCGCGTGCGGCTTCGCGACGGCGTCGTTCCTGCAGAACGGCAATGCCGGCGTTTATGCGGGCCTTGCGCAGGGATTCGACGTGGTGTTCGACGAGCGCAGCTCGGGCTCGCGGGCCGCGGATCTGGTGCGGAGCGGCGGACCGCTCGACCGCTGGGTTTCGCGCCAGCGCGGCCGCCCGTACTTCGCGTACGTGCACATCCTCGATCCGCACGGGCCGTACGATCCCGAGCCGCGACCGCCTCTCAACCTCTCATTGGAAGCGGGCTTGCCTGCCGCGTCCGGCGCAACGCTTCGCCGCGATCCGTCGCTCGACGCCGCATGGCTCGAGCATCCGACCGCGAGCGCGCGGCGCGCGCTTTACGACGCGGAAGTCGCGTCCAACGACCGTGCGCTCGGCACCCTTCTCGACCACCTCGATGCGCGCGGCGATCTCGCGCGCGCAACCATTGCCGTCATCGCCGACCACGGCGAGTATCTCGGCGAACACGGCGGCATGTGGCGGCATCATCCGCCGGCGCACGTCGAAATCGCGCGCGTGCCGTTTCTTCTTCGTGCACCGGCTGCGAAGCTGCATCCCGCCGCTCGTCCAGCATTGCTGCACGCGCCGGCAGCGCCATCGCGGCGCATTCGCGAACCCGTCGCTCTGCTCGACGTTGCGCCGACGCTGCTCGAGCTCGCGCACGTCGATGTCTCTACGCTCGTCGTCCATGGAACGTCGCTTCTGCCCGTGCTCGCCGGCAACGACGCAGCGGTGCGCGCAATCGTCGCCGACGAAATGAGCTTCGAAGACGGCGAGCGGCGCGCGCGCGGCTGCGGTTCGTTCGCGACGCCGAACGCACTGTGGCTGCTGTCGTGTACCCGCGACGAAGACTTTTCACCGGACCGCCTTCTCCCGGCCAGAGCCGGAAAGGCGACCGCGCTGCGGCGCATCGACCTCGTACCCCCGAGCTTCGGCGTCGAAGCGGCGGCCGCACCGGACTTGCTCAAAACAGTCGACGAGACGGCCCGCCGCGGTCTCGAGGAAATCCAGACCGAAGGGCTGCGCGCCTGGCGGCAGATGATGGGCGGACAGGCACAGAGAATCCCGAACGAACCCGCTGTGAACGAGCGCCTGCGAGCACTCGGCTACGCAGAATGA